The genome window GATATAGTAGCGCAAGCACAAACAGGTACAGGTAAAACTGCAGCATTCGGACTTCCTATTTTAAATATGATGAAAAAAGAAAAAGGTGTTCAAGCTGTTGTTATTTGTCCTACAAGAGAACTTGCTATGCAAGTTTCAGATGAAATTTTTAGATTTGGAAAATTTTTAGGTATTTCTACTGCTGCTGTTTATGGTGGACAAGCTTACTCTAGACAATTAAAACACATTGAAACTGCTGGTATTATTGTAGCAACTCCAGGTAGATTCATTGATTTATTAAAAACTGGAAAAATTAAGATTAAACCTTCTTATGTTGTTTTAGATGAAGCGGATGAGATGTTAGATATGGGATTTTTAGATGATATCAAAGAAATCTTTACATTTATGCCAGAAGACAGACAAACATTATTATTCTCTGCAACTATGCCAACAGCTATTAAAAACTTAGCAAAAACTATTTTAAAAGAACCAGAATTTATTTCTTTAACAAAAAAGAATATTACCAATGATAATATTTCTCAATCTTTTTATGTAGTTGATGAATATGAAAGAGATGATGCATTAATTAGATTATATGATTTTTTAAATCCAAGTAAATCTATCATTTTTTGTAGAACTAAAAAAGAAGTTGATAGATTATCTACTTATTTAGTATCTCAAGGTTACAGTGCAAAATCATTACATGGTGATATGGAGCAAAGACAAAGAGAAGAAGCTATTAGAGCATTTAAACGTTCAAGTGTTGAAGTATTAATTGCAACTGATGTAGCAGCACGTGGTCTTGATGTTAATGATGTATCTCACGTATTTAATTACCATTTACCATTTGATTCTGAATCTTATGTTCATAGAATCGGACGAACAGGTAGAGCTGGTAAAAAAGGAAGCGCTGTTTCTATTGTAACTCCACATGAGTTTAGAATGATTCAAAGAATTCAAAAATCTACAGGTTCTACATTAGAAGCAAAAGTTGTTCCTAATATTAATTTAGTAAGAGATCAAAAAACATCTTCTTTGGTTGAAAAAATCAAAGATCAAGAAAATTTTGACGCTGGAATGAAAATTGTAGAAATGTTAAAAGAAGAATACGATTTATCAACAATTGCATATAAATTAGCATCTATGTTAAGTGAAGAAGCTAAAGTTGCTGGTAAAAACTTTATTGGAAAATCAGAAAGTGATATTGAGCGATTATTCGAAAGAATGAAAACTGAAAAAGATGATGGACGTTCAGGTGGACGTGGTCATTTCAGAAATAGAAATCGTGGTGGTTCAAGAGGTGGTGGATCAAGAGACGGTGGTTCAAGAGGCGGTTACAGAGGTGGTTCTAGAGACGGCGGTTCTAGAGGTGGTTCAAGAGACGGCGGTTCAAGAGGTTAATCCCCTCTTGCACTACTCTCTTATTTATATAAAAACTCTGGAAGTACCAATGCAATAGCAGGGATTAGTGTTAATAACAATAATCGAATGATATCTGCAATCCAAAAAGGGGTTACTCCTCTAAAGATGGTTGCTGTACTTACATCTTTATTTGCATTACTTAAAACAAATACGTTCATTCCTAAAGGCGGAGTAATTAAACTAATCTCTGTTACAACTACTACTAAAATACCAAACCATACCAAATCAAAACCAAGCGCTTCTACAATGGGAAAAAATATTGGCACGGTTAATAAAATCATTGATA of Campylobacteraceae bacterium contains these proteins:
- a CDS encoding DEAD/DEAH box helicase, with the protein product MTFSEFDFQKDLHKAIDEAGFTEPSPIQEEAIPIILKGKDIVAQAQTGTGKTAAFGLPILNMMKKEKGVQAVVICPTRELAMQVSDEIFRFGKFLGISTAAVYGGQAYSRQLKHIETAGIIVATPGRFIDLLKTGKIKIKPSYVVLDEADEMLDMGFLDDIKEIFTFMPEDRQTLLFSATMPTAIKNLAKTILKEPEFISLTKKNITNDNISQSFYVVDEYERDDALIRLYDFLNPSKSIIFCRTKKEVDRLSTYLVSQGYSAKSLHGDMEQRQREEAIRAFKRSSVEVLIATDVAARGLDVNDVSHVFNYHLPFDSESYVHRIGRTGRAGKKGSAVSIVTPHEFRMIQRIQKSTGSTLEAKVVPNINLVRDQKTSSLVEKIKDQENFDAGMKIVEMLKEEYDLSTIAYKLASMLSEEAKVAGKNFIGKSESDIERLFERMKTEKDDGRSGGRGHFRNRNRGGSRGGGSRDGGSRGGYRGGSRDGGSRGGSRDGGSRG